The Chitinivorax sp. B genomic interval TCATGACTACCGAGTGAATCGCCACCTTTATCTGCGTCGCCAGCCCCTTCTGGCGAGCGCCCATCCGGATCAACAAACCGATACGGATTGTTATTGGCGTAGCCATAGCGGTTAAAGCTGTGCAGCTTCTCAGCCTTGACATCGACCGGGTCCATCGCCAGGAAGCGCCCCGCCACCGCATCGTAATAGCGTGCCCCAAAGTAATCCAGGCCGGTATCGTCATCATGGGTCTTGCCGGTGTACCACTCGCGATTCAGGCCACCATCGCCCCCCACCAGCTTTTCGCCATAGGGCCGGTAATGGGTGCGCCACAGCAGGTTACCGGTGCCATCGGTGGCAGCCAGCACGCTACCGGCTGGGTCGGTGTGGTACCACTGATATTGGGTCTGGTTGCCGGTGATGATGCGACTGGCGACCTTACTGCTGCCCAGGTAGTAGTGCTCGCGGTTTTCGTTCGTTCGATTATATCCAGCGGCTAGATTTGCTGCCGCTTCGCCATTGCATTACCTCGTTCAATAAAAATCAACCACACAGACATAAATTTCTTACTTTTGTATAAATTCCTCAAGATTTACAGTAAACCACTTATCCGATAGAGATGCAGATTCAGGACTTTCTTTTAATCTTTCGCTTGCCCATTTAAGAAGTTTATCTAGATCTCGCCCCAAGTTCTCTGGCATTAACATTTCCGTATCTTCAATTTCAAGACCTAGCCTTATCAACTCCTGCGCCTCTTCACTTGCCCCAGCCAATTGCAACTTGGTCAACAATAACGGGTTAAATAAATAATCTCCAGCCTCATCAACATCAATCGCACCGGATCTTACACAATGACAAAGCCCAATACTGATTATGAACAATAGTCTTTCCAGTCTATACAGCTTCTCGTTTTTCATTTAATAATCACTTTCCATTTTCAGAACTACTCCATCCATTAATTTTAATGCTTATTTCTTTCAAAAATAGGATTAAACCATTTATCGAACATGGGCTTTGGTACGGGAGACTCCTTGAGGGTCTGCATTGCCCTTGATATCATTTCATCAAGCTCTTTTCCAAGACTGGCAGGAGCCAAACTTTCCGTATCCTCTAACTCAGTTCCCGCATGAATTAAATCATGCAACACATCACTCGCTCCTTCCTCCTTCAACAATCTCATCATCAATGGGCTATATAAATATCTTTCCGCCTCATCAATATCGATGGCGCCATTCTTAATGGCATGGCACAACCCAATACTTAGCAAGTAGAAAATCCTCTCCAACCTGTAAATCTCTTCATACATTCTCAGCTCTCCTCAATTAACCGACTGCAAAACCACCATCATGGCCCGTTTTTCATGAATGTTTTTTGGCACTAATTTCATTGTCTTTCTGTCTTGATGATGATGGCAATGCGATGTGGATGTGATTAAATTACCACAAAGTCAAATTTCTTCTTCGTCTCCTCTCCAAGTGAGATTGTGCCATCAAGAGTCATGAAAAAAGGGAATTGTTTACTTGCGATGATCAGTCATTGGCGCTCATGGTTAAAAATATTCAATCTCTAATTTCAAGAATAGCATTGCCCGCAAACGGCAATATTTTTAATCCATTTTTATATAATATCTTTGCGCCATCTGAATATCTACTATTCTTCATATAAGCTTCCGCGAGAGATGTTGGATTGACAGCCCAAATTCCACCCTTGGTAATTTTCCTTACTTTATTGGCGAGCATTTTTGCAACTTTTTTACCATCTTCGTCGTCTGACATAAATGTCAAACCAGACTCCCCTAGCGAATCATCGGTTCTCTTTCCTATTTCAAGTGTGGTATATCCAGAATTAATTTCTTGAAATTTATCTTCAGTATCTGCAAGTAAAATTTCATTAGGAGAAATTACACAATTAAATTTTTCCACCCTCCCTAGATCTTCTAGCCCCTTCTTTTCAGCGTCATCAAGCTTTGAAAGTATCCTCATTGAGAATGGGCGAAATCTCATGATTGCAAAATACAATCCATTTTGATTAAGAATGCCTTCTAATAGAGAAATTAACTCTTCTGAAGTTGCATGAAATTGCAAAGACATTTTCATTTTATTTCCTTTAATCATATCTCTCAAAAGTGGTTGGTAAGCCTACCTGATTATTTAGATCACTCAAGGCTTTTTGTTCTCTGGTTACTGGCGCGCCCGCCGCATTGGTTCTACCTACATTTATTCCTCTAGTTAAACCTTGAGCATCCTCATAAATTACGTCTGGCCGGCGATGTTGTTTGAAGCCACCAGGTGTCGGAATGCTTTTCTCTGCTTTACTACCACCACCTGCTATTATACGGCCGCCTTCATTTATAATTCGATCACCAATTTCCTTAATTTTGGCATTGTGGGGTGCTGCCGGATCAGTTTTTGGTCCACGTTTAACTCTCGTTAACTTTGTTGCAGTGACCGCTATAGACTCGCCTTTGAAGAAAACCACGCCGATGGCAGCCATAGCTTTTGTACCAGCGATTTCCGGTGCTCCCACCCCCATCACCAATGCACTGGCAACCTGCTCATTTCCCATCGGTGCATTTTGAAATCCTGGCACCTTTTGTTGAATGTGAACCTTGCCATCAATACCGCGCATAGCCATGGTGCCTTTGTCACCCAAGCCACCACTGGCCCCTTCCGACTCCATCCCAGTCGGGTCGTTGTATCGGTAGGGGTTGTTGTTAGCGTAACCGTAGCGGTTGAAGCTATA includes:
- a CDS encoding DUF3969 family protein; amino-acid sequence: MKNEKLYRLERLLFIISIGLCHCVRSGAIDVDEAGDYLFNPLLLTKLQLAGASEEAQELIRLGLEIEDTEMLMPENLGRDLDKLLKWASERLKESPESASLSDKWFTVNLEEFIQK
- a CDS encoding RHS repeat-associated core domain-containing protein, whose amino-acid sequence is MQLVREGIAHDVSGGKGLGRGGDGGLNREWYTGKTHDDDTGLDYFGARYYDAVAGRFLAMDPVDVNPASLYSFNRYGYANNNPYRYNDPTGMESEGASGGLGDKGTMAMRGIDGKVHIQQKVPGFQNAPMGNEQVASALVMGVGAPEIAGTKAMAAIGVVFFKGESIAVTATKLTRVKRGPKTDPAAPHNAKIKEIGDRIINEGGRIIAGGGSKAEKSIPTPGGFKQHRRPDVIYEDAQGLTRGINVGRTNAAGAPVTREQKALSDLNNQVGLPTTFERYD
- a CDS encoding DUF3969 family protein; the protein is MYEEIYRLERIFYLLSIGLCHAIKNGAIDIDEAERYLYSPLMMRLLKEEGASDVLHDLIHAGTELEDTESLAPASLGKELDEMISRAMQTLKESPVPKPMFDKWFNPIFERNKH